CATATTTGTTCTTGCCGTTGTTTCAAGAAAAGGCCTAGCATCAGAAATTgattttttaaaaggaaaactaatgaaaagtgtttgaaaagtttgagttttaatgataaggacaaaataaaaggtaaagtgaatagtaacaagattgactttttagtgtaaaaatatggtttttcgttaaaatgaacagtaccggatgattttcgttaaagttcccttttttaaaagcacttcgAATCTCAGAAAGTGCTTATCCAAGATTATAACAGTGCCATTTCATCCGGTGCTTTGCTTCCCCACAAATAGTTGAATTCTTGGTAAACTTGTACGTAGGGggtgaattttcaattttaatagtTCGAGGGAACTTGgccaaaataataatttagagGATACTTTGAAATGGGTAGAAAGTTAAAGGGCTAATCAGAAAAAtaccaaaagtaaaataaaataaaaagaaaagataaaatgCCCTCTTTAGTCTTCTTCCTACGGCGTTAGTTTCAGCTGACAATACtgaaacataggttttccgagaGCTCCATCAATCCGAAACGCATCCGATATATCGTCCATCACAGAAGCGTATCGGGTACCAAACGACACGTCGCTCGCTGCCGAAATGGCCGCCCTTAGAACTGAGAGACCCTCCTCTAAGCTGGAAGCGCACAAATCCAACCCCAACCGCCGAGAAAAAATTGGCGGCGGGCTTCTGAGCAACATCGCCAAATTCGCCATCGACTCCACCATCAACTACTCTTTCAAGGCCTTCCCTGGTTAGCTTTTCATCTGTCTcataaattttgggttttttattgCTTTAATGTAATCTACAATCCGGGTTAATTAACTTTGTTAATTATTTCAAAAGTACTGAGATTTTACAAGAACAGATGGTTCTTGTTAAACCCTAGAATCGGTCGATTCAGTTTCTTGTTTGAAATGACTGATACCCATGTCATTAAATTATAACTGCAGTTGCGGAAATGCATaaattttgaatctttattaaattttaatttgtggGTTCTTTGAAAAATTCAATGAAAAGTTTGGAAAATTCAGAGAGGGTCGGATTGTTGTTTGGGTGTTGAATGCTGTGTGCAGTAATTTGACATATGGAAACAGCAGTCTAATAACTGAACATGAGTTCCTGTGGATGTAAAATCAGGGAAGCTTTGGATGACAAAAACCAcaaacgaaatggttatcaaacgggcTGCAATGTAAATACTGTGTACCTTGGTTCCACTAGTCAGTGATTGGACTTGATGTGCGAAACAATGTGAACAATCGAAAATTGAGGGATATGAAAATGCAGACTTGATAGCGATTTTAGGGAGCTAGGGAGGCTTATAGTTTTGTATAACTGTTGGTATCGGAGATTTTATTTGGAAGAGGATGTAAGGGCAATGATGGATTCGGTTTACAGGTTCAGCCTGTACTGCATTGCATCCCATTCCTTGCCTGCAAGGATGCACTGATGCTTTCTGTTAACTGCTATATCTGTTTTCCGTTCAGATTAGTTCTGAGCTATTGTACTTAACTACTATATCTGATGTGAGATAatataaacaacaacaacaacaacaaagccttttcccactagtGGGTGAGATAATATATGTTGATGAAAAACAGTTGTATCTTTATAGAACTGGTTCTTTGTGTTTATACTTCCATGTTTTCAGCTTGGCTAACGTTGTGGACGCATTCATCATTGTTTCTTTCTCCCTCTTTTCATTTCGTTTTCTGCCATTTTGATTGCTGCAGGTAGGAAGCAAGCGCATCAGATTGTGCGGGAAGGATTAAAGGACCATCCACCCCTTTCAGCATCACTTGACGACAAGAAGAAACCGGAAGATCTTAAGTTAGTGATGGAGGAAATGCACGCGAAAATGGAGCAGATGCAAGAAGACACGAATATTGTAAAGCAGCAACATAAGACATCAGCAGAGCATGTCGAAGGATCCGGGCATCCAAAGAAGATGGCGGATGAAGGTGTTCAGGGTTCGGATCTTCTgcagaacaagaagaaaaagatctTCATTCGTTCGCGTCTTTAGAACGTGGTTTGGTGTTAATGATCACAACAGAAAGTAAACAATGTAAGAACTATAAAGTAAAACTAATTGTAAATAAAATAATGTGGATGTATTGCAAATAAATGAGGTTCAGAGTGAGTATAGCATTACTCAAATTATAGTGCAAAATTTTCGCCCAAAAAGGGGGACGCTAGAGTGACGGTGAATTGGAGCTCCTCTCTTTCAATTTGGTTCTAAGCCCTTCCATTCAAATGGACTGCGGTGGATTTTGGAAAAGCTGAATTATGCGGTCCACTATTGTACTTGTTTTGGCTGTGTTGTGCAGATCGTCATAGACCTGGGAAGGTGAACTTTTGGGAGGACCCAATGCACCCATCTAAATGGAAGGAAGAACAGGTGAGTTTTATATGAAGGTTTTGCTTGTTCGCTGTTGAGACTATCGATTACTTGTTTACTTGAGAAGTGTCGTGTTTTCGCACCATCATTCTTGCGGTGTCATGCTACATTCTCTAGCCTCGAAAATTCCATGTTTTGTCAATAAAAAAGTTGCACCTCCGGGGTGAAATAGAAATCTCGAAACAGCTCTCAGTCGCGTTGTGATGTTGAGGAACAAATTACTGGTGCTATGCACCATGCAGCGGTCTCAGATTCCACTCTAGGTGGATACGTTGGGGGATGTCGTCAAGTTGTCCGTTGAACTACCCGGTAAAAGGACACAAAATGGTCTGGTTCATACGAAAATAACTTTGGATTGCTCACAATAGCGTTGCCCGCGAGCGCGAACATATTGTTCATGATAGTCAAGACTCTTAACATCTTACGCCTTTGCTTCACTCGGCATTTTTTTCCCTTACAGTTTCTGCTCGTCTCTTTAGCTGGATTAAGTGCTTTCTCATACTCTATTACATGGCTGTATCTGGTATTTAGTGTCTTGGGGCCGCATCTGAACCGTCAATTCTTAACTCTATTCGGTGTTGAGAACTTGGCCACGTAAAATGATTCGCGTTGTATGAGTTGGGCGGATTGTTTATGTATGCTATCTATGCAGTGTATTGATGTTCTTTTCATCCGCTAGCAGTGTTTTCATTTGTTCACCTTCACGGAACAAGGCATTTGATTAGTTGTAGCTCTTGTTGGATGACTTGCATGTTTCTGAAACTTTGAAATAAGTTTGCAAAGAGTTGAAGTACGAAACGGAAGTTTTTCCCTATCTGCTTCCTTTGCTTGCAGAGAGTTGAAGAACGGCCACGCTAGCTTTTGGGGGACCTGAACATTTTACAATGAGGATGCACTTTTTTATGTTACAAGACATCGTAGTTTTCAGGCAGTTTCTGTTGTACATGCAACTTTGTAAGTACATGGAGCCCTTTCACCTTATCAAATGTTGGTTATAGCGGATGTGTTCCTTCCCACGCACCCAGGTATAAATGCTCCTCTACattttagattagtttaaaCCAGAATATCGCTTGTAccgaaaaataaaatgttggtTTATGGCTCATGCATTATCAACGCTACGACATAAAAATGTTCTTTCGGATCTTTCTAAAAACAACTATTTTGTTGTCTATTCTATATCCACTATTTTCAATTATCTAAGAGTAGTACCAAATCATATTCGAAGAATACTTAGCTTTTCTTCCAAGCAACCTCAGTCTGCATCTTTTACATCCGCTTCGATATCAACGACTGCCGTAGAAGAATGCTTCCCTGTAACCAGTGTCAACGCTCAGAAAACATATCGATTTGACGCATACACTACTATTGAAAAAGCCCTACGATTTATGGATTCATCGACGATTAGGAGTCTATTACACCCTTGGCCCTTAATGCAAGATAAAAACGCAAGGCAATGGTGACAAGAAAAATGCAGACGTTTAACGATCATCAAATGCAGGCTCTCAAAATATGATCACGAAGAGAAAATGGCAACAGGGTTTTCAGGGATAACCTCTTGTGGAACGGGTGAAGTCGTTGAATGCCTGCCCAAATGTCGTAGattgtttggagaattttataGGGTCCATTACGAACTTGTCGTCCACCACTGAAATTAAACCACATCTTACAACATGAGGCAACATCAACACTATTTTCCCATCaaatactaaaacaaaattaaggagGTTTACAAAGATTTAGTATGAAAGCGCAAGAAAAATGCCCTATATATTCTATAACCACCAAGTTACTCAGATTTTAGGTATAAAAATCGGCAACACAATGTACACGGTCTACCAACGTATAAAGACTCCTTAAATGTAGCTACTAGTGGCGCCGTAGTGAAATGGCATTGGTCTACTTACAGTATAAAGCAGCATGAGGAATTTTTTGGAACTAAAGCAAACAtaaacccaattttttttttacaactacacatAAAACAGGAGTTCATCAACACGAAAAAACACATAATATTAGTCAGTAATGGTAACGTAAATAGACGGTCTGCAGAGTGCAGACAGCTACGAGGAAAAAAGCCGCAAGTGTAATTCGGAATTCAGAGAAGCAAGAAACCAAATTATGAGCGTATACCGGAAAAAGGTTGACTACAGTAAGGGCAGAGCTGCAAATCATCATTTAAAGTCGACCTGCAAAAGGTTGCATTACCCAAGTTAGGCCAATTTTCACTTGTAACAATCCTTACAAACTATATAAGTTAGCTGGTCTTACTTGAAAATCTGGAAATCGTTTCCACAGTTTGGGCACTGCAAGTACATGAAGAAAAACAATCATTCGAGGCAGAAGACTGCAGAGTAAGAATCAAAACGTCacatttgatgaaaaaaaaacccaggaTGTAACTCAAAAAGTACTTGATTAAGAGTCGATAACATTTTGAGTGGTTTTTATATGAACAAGTATCATTCAAGTactcaatttttttcaattgttATACATGTAACATGCATTTCTCTGATACTTCCCCCACGGGGAAGAATGAACTGATTACGATGCTGTATTTTGCATTCGAATCCTTCAAAACCATGTATCCATATCTACTGATGCAGCTCCCGCGATACAGTTATTTGAAATCAAGACATCCAATTACTGCAAATATTACTCAACTCCTAATGAACTAAATCATAAAGCCTTTTGGGTAAACCATCCATTCTTCATATATGCAGATTGATAAATGAACTCCAAACACAATCCAAAGCATTATGTAAGAGTAAGACCTACATATCTATTGATAAAAATTAATCGAAGCGGACAtaactaatacaaaataaaaggtattaGCTCCTATCCTCAATTACTAGTCAACGTTTGCAAATGCATAGAGGGAAATGATCAAGTTGAGAACAGGGAAATTAAACCAACAACTTTTGAGTTGCGACTTCACGGCGAAACCGAGCAACAGAAATTCGATACGCAGTCgaagaaaactaaaaatttgaaGTAGCTTACACTGTCTTGAACCATATCCCGCCCTGCCCACCACAGAAAAGCACCCACACCAACAATTGGTACAAGCACTGCAATCAGCTGCATATCAAAACCCATCAATTTCATTAGACATACACAAAACAGTAGTAACATACCCAGaaatgttagagagagagagagagagagagagagagtacccaAATGGAAACAATAGCATCCAAAAGCCAGCCAAGCTGACCAGTAAACGAAAGATAAGTCAATCCAATAGCTACAGCCAAATTACCCAGAAGTCTAGCAGTGGCTCCGTCATCTTTcccaccaccaccgccaccgcctCCGCCGCCATTAAACCCACCAAACCCCTGATTCAACCTCACCACGAcctcccttttcttcttcttcttcctcttccaccCCTCATCTGTCACCAAAATCCCATCCCTGTCCCAATACGCCTGCAACCTGAACTTGCTCTGCTTCAAAAACCCAATATTTGCCCTCGACAGAGGAAAATATTTGATGGGTTTCTTGCATGTCCTATTGTGCAAACTGCTCAGCCTGAAAGACAGGGAATTTATGGAGATTTGAACGACGGTTGCCATGGAAATGATAGTAGCTTTTAAGAACAAACGACCCAATATCTCAAAACTCTGGTTTTGTACTTTTCATGGAGGATTTTATGGTGGTATTTGGATTTAGTAAGTGGGGAAAGACAATTTCTCCTTGGATTTGACTTCTCTACTTTCTCGTGTGTCGATTTCGTATTTCTACTTTCAGCACTGCACTTATTTGAACAATCATCCTGTTTCTTACTGGATGTGACTTATGTGGCAAACAGCAGTAGCCCGTATTAATTTCCACAatctttttaatatttatttttaattgtgcGGAAATTGATTTTCTGGTACATTATAATTTTGGGAAATGATGTATGCATGTGTTCATACTCTAGCATGCAGATATAGCACATCACAGTACAATCAAGAATCTTGTACGAGGGAATGGCTTCTTAAGATTGAGAAGGTTTCTCTTCAAAATACTTTGTGACTGATTCGAAAAATTCGTGTTCATGATCATAATcgtttattttataaaattattcTGTAAAAATTGTCTctctaaaaaatcaatttaaaataagATTGTTTAGTCAATCAAAAGATAGTATGTCCACATCTAGACTAATTTTATTGCTCGAGCTCGACATTAACATAGTTCACTGTCATGTAGCATCAGTTTCTATTGTCAGATGAGATGATAGAGAGCGGCAATGTTCGGTGAGAACAGTTTAAAAGGagaagttagaattttgaaattaatttttttttttaaacgagGAAGTGAAATGTTTAAGAAAGTTTTTGGGTCATCTATAGTAGTACAAACTCTCTACGGTCtgatgatatttttcttcacttgtaaatgaaagattttaggttcgattctcaccaaaagtgaatttgaaccacattattgttagcccattgtgaggctaatctgatccttagtgtagataatatcatttgttctaaaaaaaaaaaaaaaaaaaaaagaggaaaacttTCTAGATCATCGTCACATAGAATAAGGTAGACATGTTTGCCGTCGTTCCTGGTGAAATAACTACTGCATTGCAGAATTGAAGAAACATCAGTACATAAGATTGTAAACCACACTCACGCTTATGATCTCCGAGATCAATCTTTCTTCCTATCATATGCCTTAGTCGATATTTCAGCATCTCTGTATGGCTCGGCACTGTATGCATACTTCTGAACAACTGAAAAGAAAACCATCTCCACGCACACTAGTATGTTTTGAAGAGCTTCCTCAATATGCTCCACGTCTAGCCAGATATGATGAGATCGGATTATTTTCAGCGCTGCGAGAATATCAAGGACAATCCCCTGCAAAATCAGGTGAATTACTATGTCAAATCATACAACAACTTTCTTTCTAAAAGAACTCGTATATTTAACCAAGAAATAGCCCTTCTCCCAACTGAATCGATTACGCATTAACGAAATTGACATGTACTTGAAAATACACGTTATGGATGATTTTTAAAAGCAACCAATCACGGGAATATCAGTTTCGGTAATTGAGCAAAAAACTTGGTTATGTGCATGTTATAGTGAGGCTAGCAGAGAAAACAAATCGATGTATGTCTCAAGATTCAATGCAGATACAAAGGTATAGAATATGGTGTTGGGCATCTCACGAAACAAAGAGGAAACAGAGCCTTAGACATGGATACCGGTGTTAAAACCGGAGCAAGAATCCCAACAATCAGCATGGAAAAGAAAGTATTCATTCTCCTTAAATCATGACAAACTATATCTGGATAAATTCAAGACGATTTTGCTTGGCAATTGAATGATTTTACCGATCTGCTATATATTTCTGCTAGATAATCTAGAAGGAAGAATGCATATGCATACTGCAAGAATATTTCTTTAGGAGATTCTACGCAAGAAGCTTATCTGCTCATGATTCATGAGTCATGAACATTAAGACCGATCCAGTGGTAACTTTCATGCCCAACGGCTTCGGGAGTTTAAATTCCTAGTCAGAGTTCACAATATATACAAAACACTATATCCACAATGGCATTCTCAAACTTAACAACCCCCATTTGACATGAAAGGGCAGGCGAAATGATCATTACCTGCCAAAAGCAGAAGAAGACGATCCCTTTGATGCACAAGAATTTAGTGAGCGGTTTGTGTGGTGCCAGCTCTTTAGCAAACACATGGTAGAAGGCGATGAGAGAATACAAAGCCAGTGACACTGAAATGTTCAGAATTATAGTGAATGTCCAGCTAACCCAGCTGGGATATACACCAAGAAGTTGAAGAGTTATCATCAAGATGGAGCACACAGGGCGAATCACAACAAATTGCCATGTCCAGTACTTGAGAAGCTTCAAAGTATGATGGTTCAGACGAACAGTGCGAGGCTGCATTGTTCGATAGATACAAGTCAACATATACCTCAGTTAGTGAAGGTTAACAAAACTAAGGTAACTACAAATAAATCCAAGGAAAATTAGCTATACACGTGCATTTGCACACACTACAACTGGAAGATGGTGGAAAGACTAAGAATTTGGATATACTGCCAAAGATCTTTCTATTGTTCCCATCCCAAAGAGAATATGAGTTCGTTAAGCATAAAATTGAAGTCGTGGGATCAGAAAACATTCTCAATTATCATTAGttaaatgaactaaaacaacGAGAATCCGAGAAGAAAATTCGTTTACCATAAAAAGAGTCATTGGAAATGAATGGTGAATCTCCCGTCCTTTGATTTCATCTGGCACGAtgtttttacttatggatatGTTCAAGTAGCTGTACAGCAAAGCCAAAAACTTGGCTATTACCTGCACATGTATGAtgaactcaagaaactcagcaCCAATAATATGCTAACACAACCTCAAATCTTACTTTTTTCTTCGTTATACAAGATGAACTACTACATCTCCCAATGTCGAAATATTACCAAAGCCTCGTAGCATTCTTTGATCGAGTCCAAGACCGTGAACGAAACTTTGCTTCCCTGGTAATCCAACAAGCCCACAAAGGAATCAATGGCATATAAGGGGGCCATAAGTATGATGATTACGATGGCCTTTTGCTCCTTTGGCTTATTCCAGCAGAAAAAATGCTCTGAGAGAAGCTGCAGTGAGAAATGCGTTGTAACCATCATACAGAAAGTGGAACCCAGAAGAACAAGTTGTGCAGGATTTGCCATTTTTCTCTGGTTTTTGGGTCTTTAACCACAAAATTGCTGATTCAAGAAGCACCTGCAAAAGGATTCGGATTCAAGAAAAGCACAAAATCCATTTcacaaatcacaaaacccaattcGAAAATCATAAACTTGTGACGAGCCAAgtgagaaaattttcaaaattttcagaatCCCAATTTTAATCAGGCGACAAAGAGACAGTCCAACACATAGcacaaaacatataaaaaaagTAAGCTAAGTCAACTGTGAAGTAATGCTAAAGGTAGAAGAATGAATGGACCGACTGGCTGTTTGGTTGCAGAGAAAAACGCTTGCTTCTTCCGCTGCGAAATTTTCTAGCGTTTCTGGAGAGCTATGAGAAAATACGCGACCGGTTTGTTGGTAGGTCGGACTGAGATTATTGGGCGCTGAAAGATGGAAGCGATTGGAGCTCTTTGAACTTCCAACGATTGCAGAAATTTAGCTGAAGAAACGAGCTGAAGAAACGAGATGGTACATTTAACTTAGATTTATAAAACATACGGTTAGACGTCAATCAGCGGGGATAGCTCAGTTGGGAGAGCGTCAGACTGAAGATCTGAAGGTCAGGTGTTCGATCCACCTTCACCGCATTTTAGTCTTCTTTTTAAGTCCATTTCTGCTTTTTATTTTTCCCACTACCATTTTTAtatattcattttaatttttttaatattagagataaattaaaatctgttaatgtcatgcatcttttgtttgtatttttgaattcattttaatttttttaatattagagaTAAATGAAAATCtgtcaatgtcatgcatcttttgtgtgtattttttaattttgaatatttaaaaCTTAGGTGATTTTCGATCTGATATCTTTCGACAAAAAATTAATACAGTAATATAACAATGTAAATAGTATGTAAAGCGCATTAGATCTTCATGAATGATGTAGaagcagttgatgaagtcgtcttGTTTAGCCGGCAAAAATATACAACTCCTGAAATTCAATGCTATGTCTTCATCATGGTCTCCAAAATCGATTGTATCTCATAATCAAGTCCATAACTAAACAAAAAATACTACCATAATCAACATAGTTATCAAATCCTTCCACTTGCAAACATTGCATCATGGCTAGGGCttgtaagaccatctccaaccaaaggagGGGCAGATGGCTctttttagccctctggccctccaagaaattaaggtcatctccaaccgaagggtctagagggccagagggccgaaaatagcctgaaaaccgtctccaacggAGGGTTATGCcagagggctcgtgggccccacagAATCTGAAAGGGCCAGAAATTCTAGCATTCCTATCGGTTATATTCGACAAGAATTCTAGgccaaatttcaaaagcaacggctagctgacgttagCTAGTCgttattttttttacacaattttttttcctataacttctatttttttctataacttctattttacaaaatttgttttatattttttctaaattatatttttttcctataacttctattttacaaaatttgttttatatttttttctaaattatattttttttcctataaattctattttacaaaatttgtttcatatattttttttaaattctattttttttctataacttcctaagccattatacaacattaaattaaattcaataacatgaaacaatattaaacaatatgaaacaacattaagttgtatttgaatttaagttgtagtttttaaataataaattatgtttggccttatgacccttggttggagacggttttttgtgacagggctaaaacgagccctatggcCATTTGGCCATCGGTTGAAGATAGAGAAAAATATGGCcttgtattgttcattaaaatattaatttcttggaaggccagatggctaaaacgagccgccagccttcggttggagatgacctaatattttaatgaacagtgcagggccatatttcttaccatctccaaccgagggtcaaatagctcgttttagccatgtcACAAAAAATCGTCCCCAtccgagggccaaacataatttattatttaaatttaaaaactacaacaactaaaatttaaaaactacaactaaaattaaaaaaaaaagaaaaaaaagagaggaagtAGGTGGGAGAGTCCCACATCGGTTGTAGGAGAggaagtataaaaaaaaatggaagtggGTGGGAGTCCCACATTGGTTGTGGGAGAGATTTGAGTAAGCTTTAAAGCTTATAAAAAGAACACCCAAACATACTTTATGGgccaataattaaatattttcaaaaaaatttggcccaaatttttttttcttcaaataatGGTAATTGACGTCAGCTAGCTATTGGTTTCAAATTTATGGCCCAGCTCGGGGTTAGCTGGTTGGCTTTTTTGGGCCAgccggttggccctttggcctagcTTTCGGCTGAAGACGGTTTTCGGGTTATTCTCAGCCTTTTGACCATCTGaatccttcggttggagatggtctaaatcTCCGAAAGTAGGACAGAAGGTTCTCATTTAGAGGTGCACATTTTGCAGATGAGTGGTTATTTGGCAAGAAAATATGGAGGCAGTAGCAAAGCCGCTAAATTTGCTAGTATCATTAGCGAGACGTGTCAATTAGTCAATCATTCAATCATTCTTGCACATGATTTGCACGTATTCAAAGATTATTCGACGATTTCTGTATAGATATATGTTCGACGAATTGTACAGTTTTCAAAAATTTAAGTAAAGAATGTAAATGCTTCACCAAATGTAAAATTTTCACTTTTCGCTCGGGCATTGTCGCTCGAGAGACAAAAATCAATGCACAATATAAAGGCCAAAAGTGATACATTTAACTAATTTCCAAGGTACCCTTTCTTCAAGCTAAAAGTGACTGATTTTCTTGCATCGATCCAAATCAAAGAAACCATATGGAGAAGAAACTAATTTCCAAGATGCTGCGTAGTATCTCGATTCCAGGAAGCCAAGCTGACAACAGCAGTAACAGAAATACGCAAAATTTAGTGTCACAATTTTGAAATCAAGTAGTTTGATTTACTTTTGAATTTAGAGGAGAGTGATACTAGTATATTACGGTCATTAGATGCAAGAAACTCCCGCGTATAACATAAAAACAAGGTCTGACATACCTTATGTAAAAAATTGAAGTGAGATTGATGCCGcttcttttgtgtttttgaacaaCTGCGGTGAGGATATTTCTTGAGACTGCCATAACTGTACAGTTTAAATGTAATTTCTTGTATGGCAAACAGAAATTCTTGGTGTTCCTGGAAACGTTCCACTTTACAACTCTGCTACCGTCGTTGCAACGTTTGGTTCTACATTATATGGCTTTTAAAACCTCTCCAAGAACTAGTCCCCACTGAGTCCAATGGGAGCCACCCTGTATTAAAAATCCAACAAAACGAATACTTAAGAAGCAATAACAGTCTTGATTAAATATACCAGAGTCTGCATTTCTAACGCTTCAAACTTGCCCACTGCAGAATAGAAGGTCAAGTCTCAACAAGAAAAAGAGACGATAAAAAACAATCGCATACCTGGCAAAACACAGCAAATGGCTCTCTCAGTGGTCCATCGCA
This window of the Malus domestica chromosome 03, GDT2T_hap1 genome carries:
- the LOC103430121 gene encoding uncharacterized protein — translated: MAALRTERPSSKLEAHKSNPNRREKIGGGLLSNIAKFAIDSTINYSFKAFPGRKQAHQIVREGLKDHPPLSASLDDKKKPEDLKLVMEEMHAKMEQMQEDTNIVKQQHKTSAEHVEGSGHPKKMADEGVQGSDLLQNKKKKIFIRSRL
- the LOC103430110 gene encoding uncharacterized protein produces the protein MATVVQISINSLSFRLSSLHNRTCKKPIKYFPLSRANIGFLKQSKFRLQAYWDRDGILVTDEGWKRKKKKKREVVVRLNQGFGGFNGGGGGGGGGGKDDGATARLLGNLAVAIGLTYLSFTGQLGWLLDAIVSIWLIAVLVPIVGVGAFLWWAGRDMVQDSCPNCGNDFQIFKSTLNDDLQLCPYCSQPFSVVDDKFVMDPIKFSKQSTTFGQAFNDFTRSTRGKHSSTAVVDIEADVKDAD
- the LOC103430101 gene encoding uncharacterized protein, with protein sequence MANPAQLVLLGSTFCMMVTTHFSLQLLSEHFFCWNKPKEQKAIVIIILMAPLYAIDSFVGLLDYQGSKVSFTVLDSIKECYEALVIAKFLALLYSYLNISISKNIVPDEIKGREIHHSFPMTLFMPRTVRLNHHTLKLLKYWTWQFVVIRPVCSILMITLQLLGVYPSWVSWTFTIILNISVSLALYSLIAFYHVFAKELAPHKPLTKFLCIKGIVFFCFWQGIVLDILAALKIIRSHHIWLDVEHIEEALQNILVCVEMVFFSVVQKYAYSAEPYRDAEISTKAYDRKKD